One stretch of Zingiber officinale cultivar Zhangliang chromosome 6B, Zo_v1.1, whole genome shotgun sequence DNA includes these proteins:
- the LOC121991930 gene encoding CMP-sialic acid transporter 2-like — MEYRRIKDQDDDDGKPHTDLESQYGKPFSGIDNVLNSGAVSIKKPNWKLKSVVTLALTLLTSSQAILIVWSKRAGKYDYSVTTANFSVEALKCVFSLVALLRIWKSEGVTADNKLATTFDEVSVYPIPALLYLVKNLLQYYIFAYVDAPAYQILKNLNIISTGVLYRIILKKKLSEIQWAAFILLCAGCTTAQLNSTSDRVLQTPFQGWLMAIVMALLSGFAGVYTEAIIKKRPSRNIHVQNFWLYIFGMIFNIIAICVQDYNEVMNKGFFHGYSFITVCMILNHALSGIAVSMVMKYADNIVKVYSTSVAMLLTAIVSVFLFSFHLSLAFFLGSTVVSVSVYLHSIGKIQPQK, encoded by the exons ATGGAGTATAGAAGGATCAAAGACCAG gatgatgatgatggtaaACCTCACACCGATCTGGAGAGCCAATATGGGAAGCCTTTCTCTGGAA TTGATAATGTGCTTAACTCTGGAGCTGTCTCGATCAAGAAACCTAATTGGAAGCTAAA GTCAGTTGTGACGCTTGCATTGACATTGCTTACCAGCTCGCAAGCAATACTCATTGTGTGGTCTAAACGAGCTGGAAAGTATGATTACAGTGTAACAACAGCCAATTTCTCA GTGGAGGCTTTAAAATGTGTCTTCTCACTTGTAGCACTGCTTAGAATCTGGAAAAGTGAAGGGGTTACAGCTGACAATAA GTTAGCAACAACTTTTGATGAAGTCAGTGTTTATCCAATCCCTGCCCTGCTATACCTTGTTAAAAATTTACTGCAG TATTACATCTTTGCATATGTGGATGCTCCTGCTTACCAGATATTGAAGAACCTGAATATCATCAGCACTGGTGTTTTGTACCGCATTATTTTGAAGAAGAA GTTAAGTGAAATTCAGTGGGCAGCTTTTATTTTGTTATGTGCAGGATGCACAACAGCTCAATTGAACTCCAC TTCTGACCGGGTTCTTCAAACTCCTTTTCAGGGTTGGCTGATGGCCATT GTCATGGCTCTTCTAAGTGGCTTTGCTGGAGTGTACACAGAG GCTATCATCAAGAAACGCCCTTCAAGAAATATCCATGTGCAGAATTTTTGGTTGTACATATTTGGGATGATTTTTAACATAATTGCAATTTGCGTCCAAGACTACAATGAAGTTATGAACAA AGGATTCTTTCATGGCTACTCCTTCATTACAGTTTGTATGATTCTGAATCACGCACTCAG TGGTATTGCAGTTTCGATGGTTATGAAATATGCCGATAACATTGTGAAG GTATATTCCACTTCAGTTGCAATGCTTTTAACGGCCATTGTGTCAGTGTTCCTTTTCAGCTTCCATCTGTCACTCGCCTTCTTTCTCGGCTCCAC GGTTGTTTCTGTCTCTGTGTACTTGCACTCAATCGGAAAAATACAACCACAAAAGTGA
- the LOC121989932 gene encoding 60S acidic ribosomal protein P1-like, protein MASLGELACTYAALVLHDDGISITSEKISTLVKAANLTIDSFWASLFAKLLEKRSVDDLILSLGSGGGAASLAISAAPAAAGGAAPAAAPAAEEKKEEPKEESDEDMGFSLFD, encoded by the exons ATGGCTTCGCTCGGTGAGCTCGCCTGCACCTACGCCGCTCTCGTCCTGCACGATGATGGAATTTCGATCACA TCGGAGAAGATTTCAACCCTGGTGAAGGCTGCCAATTTGACCATCGACTCCTTCTGGGCGTCTCTCTTTGCCAAGCTACTCGAGAAGAGGAGCGTGGACGATCTCATCTTGAGTTTGGGATCGG GCGGAGGTGCTGCATCGCTTGCGATCTCTGCCGCCCCTGCTGCGGCCGGTGGTGCTGCACCCGCCGCCGCCCCTGCAGCTGAGGAGAAAAAG GAGGAACCCAAGGAAGAGAGCGACGAGGACATGGGTTTCAGTTTGTTCGATTAG